GTGGTGGGCACTGCGGTGCTGGGCTACCTGGCCAGTCGCTGGATCCCACGCGCCGCCGCCGCCGCGCCGCAGATGAAGCTGGACTGGAACATCTTCAAGCAGTCCTGGCTGACCCTGCGCCTGGGCCTTGGCCAGACCCCGGCGGTGTCGCGCTCGATTGTCGGCAACTCGTGGTTCTGGTTCGTCGGTGCCATCTACCTCACGCAGATCCCGGCCTACGCCAAGGACTGGCTGCACGGCGACGAGACCGTGGTGACTCTGGTGCTAACCCTGTTCTCGGTGGGCATCGCCGTCGGTTCGCTGCTGTGCGAGCGCCTGAGCGGACGCAAGGTGGAGATCGGCCTGGTGCCGTTCGGCTCGTTCGGCCTGACCCTGTTCGGCCTGCTTTGGTGGTGGCATTCGGGGGATGTGCCGGTCGGCGTCGTGCCCCATGACTGGCTGGCGTTGCTGGGCATGAGCCAGGCCTGGTGGATCATGCTGTCGATCGTTGGCCTGGGCATCTTCGGCGGCTTCTACATCGTGCCACTGTACGCGCTGATCCAGGCACGCACGCCGGAAGACCAGCGGGCCCGGGTGATTGCCGCCAACAACATCCTCAACGCGCTGTTCATGGTGGTGTCGGCGATCATCACCATCGTCCTGCTGAGCCTGGCCAAGCTGAGCATCCCGCAGCTGTTCCTGGTGGTGTCTTTGCTCAATATCGCGGTCAACGCCTACATCTTCCGCATCGTGCCGGAATTCACCATGCGCTTCCTGATCTGGCTGCTCAGCCACTCGATGTACCGGGTCGAGCACCGCGAGCTGCAGCGCATTCCCGATGAGGGCGCGGCGCTGCTGGTGTGCAACCATGTGTCGTTCGTCGATGCGCTGTTGATCGGTGGGGCGATCCGCCGGCCGATCCGTTTCGTCATGTACTACAAGATCTACAATTTGCCGGTGCTCAATTTCGTGTTCCGCACCGCCGGCGCCATCCCCATCGCCGGGCGTGGCGAGGACGAGGCCACCTACGAGCGTGCCTTCGCCCGTATCGCCCAGTACCTGGCCGACGGCGAGCTGGTGTGTATCTTCCCCGAAGGCAAGCTGAGTTCGGACGGTGAGATCGATGTGTTCAAGGGCGGGGTGAACCGCATCCTGCAGGAGACGCCGGTGCCGGTGATTCCGCTGGCGTTGCAGGGGCTGTGGGGCAGTTTCTTCAGTCGCGACCCGAACAAGGGTTTCTTCAAGCGCCTGTGGTCGCGGGTGACCCTGGTGGCCGGCGCCGCCATCCCGGTGGAGGCGGCGCAGCCCGAGGCGCTGCGCGAGCAGGTGAGCCTGCTGCGCGGCGACGTTCGCTAAGGGAAACGGAGGGAGGTCAGCTGGCGCTGACCTTCAGGCCGACCAGGCCGGTGATGATCAGGGCGACACTGGCCAGGCGGATGAGCGCCATGGATTCGCCGAACAGGATGATCCCGGCGATCACCGTGCCGACCGCGCCGACACCGGTCCAGATAGCATAGGCGGTGCCCAGCGGCAGTTCCTTCATGGCCAGGCCCAGCAGGCCGAGGCTGATGACCATGGCGCCGACGGTGAGAATGGTCGGCAGGGGGCGGGTGAAGCCGTCGGTGTACTTGAGGCCGACAGCCCAGCCGACTTCGAACAGGCCGGCGAAGAACAGGATGATCCAGGACATGGTAAGTCTCCATCGATTCAATGATGGGGCCGTCCCCGGTATGTTCACGCACAGCGTCGTGAGGCCGTCCTCACAGTGCGCACTATACTGCACATTTGCCGCGGGCGAGGCAAGCGTGACGGATCAATGGTGCTTGTACCGGCCATCGTCACTGGCTGGCCGGTACGCATGTACACCTACGTCAAGACCAGCTCAGGATGGGCCAGCCATTGGTCTGCGCATGCTCGCGCAGCACCGGGTCCGGGTTCACCACGTGCGGGTGATCGACCTTCAGCAGCAGCGGCAGGTCGTTGCGTGAATCCGAGTAGAAACTCGCGCCCTCCAGGTTTTCCTGTTCCTGGTCCAGCCACTCCAGCAGGCGGGTGATCTTGCCTTCGCGGTAGGTGAGCACGCCGTGGGTCTTGCCGGTGAACACGCCGTTGACCGCCTCCAGCTCGATGGCCAGGTACTCGTCGACGCCCAGGCGCGCCGCGATCGGTCCGACCAGGTGGGTGCCGCTGGCCGAAATGATCAGGATCCGGTCGCCGCGCTTGCGGTGTTCGGCGATGCAACGGCAGGCGTCGCCGTAGATGATCGGCTCGATCACATCCTCCACCCAGGGCTCGACCAGGTGCTCGACCTCTTCCAGGGTACGCCCGGCGATGGGCTCCAGGCTGAAGGCCATGTAGTCCTCCATCGCCAGGTGGCCCTTGCCGTAGGCTTCCATCAGCTCGTGGTCGCGCTTGAGGAAAGCCTTGCCGTCCACCCAGCCCAGCCGGGCCATCTGCTCGCTCCAAAGCGACGCGCAGTCGCCGTGGATCAGGGTTTCGTCCAGATCGAAGATTGCCAGTGCCATGCGTTGATGCTCCTTAGGCCACTTCCCGTAGCGCCGTGGGGTCGATCGACAAGGATACCCGCTGCCCGTCCGCGTGCAGGTCGGCCGCGCAGCGGTTGAGCACGTCGACCACCAGCTCGACGTCGCGCACCCGCACCCGGTAACGGATGACGTTGCCCAGCAGGCTGTGGCTGCGGATCTCGCCGTCGAGCTCACCGTTCAGGCCCAGGGTGATCGACTCCGGGCGGATTGCCAGGCGTCCGCTGACCGGGCGTTGCAGCAGGCGGCTGGCGCTGTCGGCGTCGAGCAGGTTGTAGTTGCCGATGAAGCCCGCGGCGAACAGGTCCACGGGCGCGGTGTAGAGGGTCTCGGCATCGCCGCTCTGGACGATGCGGCCCTGGTTCATCAGGACGATGCGGTCCGACATGGTCAGCGCCTCTTCCTGGTCGTGGGTGACGAAGATGGTGGTCAGCCCCAGCTCGCGCTGGATGGCGCGGATCTGCTCGCGCAGGTGCTTGCGGATGCGCGCATCCAGTGCCGACAGCGGCTCGTCGAGCAGCAGCAGGCGCGGGCGGGTGACCAGCGAGCGGGCCAGGGCCACGCGTTGGCACTGGCCGCCGGACAGCTGGTGCGGGTAGCGCCCGGCGAAGCTGCCCAGCTCCACCAGGTCGAGTACTTCGCGCACCCGCGCCTGGCTCTCGTCGGCCTTGACCTTCTGCATGCGCAGGCCGAAGGCGACGTTCTGTTCCACGGTCATGTTGGGGAACAGGGCGTAGCTCTGGAACACCATGCCGATGCCACGCTTCTGCGGGCTCAACGGCACGATGTCCTGGCCGTCGAGCAGGATCCGCCCGCTGTCCACCGGGGTCAGCCCGGCGATGCAGCGCAGCAGGGTGGACTTGCCGCAGCCGGAGGGGCCGAGCAGGGTGACGAACTCGCCGCGCTCGATCTGGCAGTCGATGTTCTCGAACACCGGGCTGCCGGCGTAGCTCTTTTGCAGTTTCTGTACGCTGACGAAGCTCATGTCAGGTCTTGTCCTTGTTCAGGCGGTTGGCGACCCAGGTCAGCACCAGCACGAAGGCGAAGTAGGAGATGACCAGCGCGCTGTTGAAGTGGCCGCTGCTGTTGCGCATGTTGTTCAGGTACACCTGCAGGGTCTCGTAGCGGGTGCCCACCAGCAGGTTGGCGAACACGAACTCGCCGAACAGGAACGAGAACGACAGCAGCAGCGCCACCATCAGGCCCTTGCGCAGGTTGGGCAGCACCACCAGGAACGCCGCCTGCCAGGTACTGGCGCCGAGCAGCTGGGCGGCGTCCATCAGGTCGCGCAGGTTGATGGCCTGCAGGTTGTTGGTGATGGCTTGATACATGAACGGCAGGGCGATGGTGAAGTAGCAGCCGATCAGGATCCACGGCGTGCCGACCATGGCCATCGGCCCGCTGCCGTACAACTGCAGCAGACCCACCGACGACACCACCGGCGGCACGGCGAACGGCAGCAGGATGAGGACGTTCATCAGCGCGTCGAGCTTGGGGAAGTGGTAGTGGACCACGAACAGCAACGGCAGGATCAGCAGCACCGAGAGCAGCAGCGCGCCGACGCATACCAGCAGCGACTGGCCGAAGGCGGCGAGAAAGCGCGGCTCGCTCCACAGTGCGACGTACCACTTGAAGGTCAGACCGCTGGGCAGCAGGGTCGCCGACCAACTGGTGGCCAACGAGTAGAGCAGGGTGCCGGCCAGCGGCAGCAGCAGGATCAGGAACAGCAGGTACACCACCACGCGGTGGTAGAGCCCGCCAGCGTTGTTTTCAGCGCGCATGGTAGCTCCTCTTGAGCAGCCATTGATGGATCACCGTGACCACGGTCATCAGGCCCACCAGCACCATCGCCAGGGCGCTGGCCAGGTTCGGGTCGAGGCTGATGTCGCCGGCCACCAGGCCCGCGATGCGGATCGGCAGCACGTTGAAGTTGCCGGTGGTCAGGGCGTAGACAGTGGCGTAGGCGCCGAGGGCGTTGGCCAGCAGGATGACGAAGGTGCCGAGCAGCGCCGGGGTCAGCACCGGCAGGCCGATATGCCGCCAGAACTGCCAGTGGCTGGCGCCGAGCAGTGCGGCGGACTCGCGCCAGTCCTCGCGCAGGGCGTCGAAGGCCGGGTAGAGCAGCAGCACGCCCAGGGGGATCTGGAAGTAGGTGTACACCAGGATCAGGCCGGTCTTGGAGTAGATGCTGAAGTCGCCGAGCAGGCCCATCTGCTTGAGCAGCAGCGTCAGTGCGCCATTGAAACCGAGCAGGATGATGAAGGCGAACGCCAGGGGCACGCCGGCGAAATTGCTGGTCATGTTGGCGAAGGCGCTGACGAAGTCGCGCAGTTTCGAGTCGACCTGGCGCAGTGAATAGGCGCCCAGGGTGGCGATGACGATGCCGAACAGGCTCGACCAGAAGCTGATCTCCAGGCTGCGTTGCAACGCCTGCAGGTAGAACTTCGAGGCGAAGACCTTGCTGAAGTTGGCCAGGCCCCAGCCGCTTTCGCCCTGCAGACTGTTTAGGGCGACCCAGGCCAGCGGCGCGATCTGGAAGATGATGAAGAACACGGCGAACGGCAGCAGGCAGAGCAGGGCCAGGTAGCGGCCGCGATGGCTTGCATTCACTTGAGCAGCTCCCGGCAGACCGGTTTGTCGTGGGCGGCGCCGAGCAGCTCGCAGATCGTGCCGCACAGCTCGGTCTGCAACGGCTTGGCCGCGGGATCGAGGCTGAACGCCTCGCCGAACACGAACAGCGGCACTTCGCGTTCCTCGGCCAGCAGGCCGTTGTGCGAGCGGTCGTTGTTCATGCCGTGGTCGGCGGTGACCAGCACCTGGTAGCCCTCTTCGAGCCAGCGCGGCAGGTAGTCGGCCAGCAGGATGTCGGCGCTGCGGGCGGCGTTGCGGTACTGGCTGCTGTCCAGGCCGTGGCGGTGGCCGGCGTCGTCGATGTTCATCGGGTGCACCAGCAGGAAGTTCGGCGCATGGCGGCGGCGCAGGTATTCGGCGTCGGCCAGCAGGTGCGAGTCGGGGTAGTGGTCTGCGTAGTAGAACAGGCCGTGCTGGATCGGCAGCTTCGGCGCGTGGGTATGGCGGTCGCGCAGGGGGTCGAAGGGTGAGCGGTTGTACAGCTCGCTCATCCAGTGATAGGCCGCGGCGGCAGTGCCCAGGCCGGCCTCGCGGGCGTAGTGGAACACGCTGCGCTGGTTGGACAGGCGGTTGACGTTGTTATGGACGATGCCGCTGTCGATCGGCGGCACGCCGGTGAGGATGCATTCGTACAGCGGTCGCGACAGTGACGGCAGCTCGCACTCCACCCGGTACAGCGCGGCGCGGTCGGCCTCGACGTAGGCGTGCAGGTGGCCCATGGCATGGTGCGCGACCTGGTGGTTGAGGCCGTCGAGCAGGACCAGGATGACGTTGTGGTTCATTTATGACTCCGAAAAAGCGGGGAGGGCTTTGCCCTCCTTTCGCGACGCAAGGCCGCTCCCACAGAGGTAGTGCAAACCTCTGGGGCGACGTGGGCCCTGTGGGAGCGGCCTTGCGTCGCGATGGGCTGCGCAGCTGCCCCGGGTTGGCCCAGCCTTACTCCATCTCGATGATCACCTGCTCCTGCCACTTCTGCGGCAGGGCCTTGGAGGTCGCTTCCCAGGCTTCGGCGTTCTTGATCGGCTGGGCGGCCTTGTACTGCTCGTTGGGCAGCAGCTTGGCCTGCACGTCCGCTGGCAGCTTCAGGTGCTCGGCGCGGATTGGCCGGGCGTGACCGATGGCCAGGTTGGTCTGCCCGGCATCGCTGAAGATGTACTCACGGGCAAGCTTGGCCGCGTTCGGGTGCTTGGCGTATTTGTTGATGATGGTGGTGTAGCCGGAGGTGATCGAGCCGTCCGATGGGATCAGCACCTCGAAGCGTTTCGGGTCGATCTGGTCGCGGTAGCTCAGGCCGTTGAAGTCCCATACCACGCCGACTTCCACCTCGCCCTTCTCGAGGGTCTGGATGGTCGGGTTGGCCAGCGACAGGCGCTTCTGCTGGGCCAGCTTGGTGAACAGCTGCAGGCCCGGCTCAATGTTGCTCTCGTCGCCCTTGTAGGCGATGGCGGCGGCGAGCACGCCGTTGGCGGCCTGGGCGGCGGTGCCGACGTCACCGATGGCGACCTTGTACTTGCCCTTTTCCAGGTCGTGCCAGGTGGTCGGGCGTTCGTCTTCCTTGACCAGGTCCTTGTTGATGATGAAGGCGATGGTGCCGGTGTAGGCCAGCGCCCAGTGGCCGTCCTGGTCCTTGGCCCACGCCGGCACCTGGTCCCAGGTGCTCGGCTTGTAGGCCTGGGTGACACCCTTGGCGACCGCGATCGGACCGAAGGCGGCGCCGACGTCGCCGATGTCGGCGCTGGCGTTGTCCTTCTCGGCGTCGAACTTGGCGATCTCCTGGGCCGAGCTCATGTCGGTGTCGCTGTGCTTGAGGCCGTATTTTTTCGCCAGGTCGTCCCAGGTGCCTTTCCAGTTGGCCCAGGCATCGGGCATGCCCACGCTGTTGACGGTGCCTTCCTTGCGGGCGGCGTCTTCAAGGGCCTTGAGGTCCTGGGCCATGGCCGAGGTGCAAAAAGCGATGGCCGAACCGAGCAGTGACGCCATGAACAACTTTTTCATCCGAAGCTCCTTTGGTGGGTGCCTTGCATTCGTTGTTATGAACAGAAGCGGTGCTTGCGAACCCCTGGTCTAGGTCAGCAAACCTTGAGCCAAGGTAGGCCTGTTGCGTGACAGTTTGATGTAAGAAGAAGGAGTGGGTGGCAGGCCGATGGCTCTCGGGATACAGCGTAGAC
This window of the Pseudomonas mosselii genome carries:
- the sugE gene encoding quaternary ammonium compound efflux SMR transporter SugE; amino-acid sequence: MSWIILFFAGLFEVGWAVGLKYTDGFTRPLPTILTVGAMVISLGLLGLAMKELPLGTAYAIWTGVGAVGTVIAGIILFGESMALIRLASVALIITGLVGLKVSAS
- a CDS encoding ABC transporter permease, yielding MNASHRGRYLALLCLLPFAVFFIIFQIAPLAWVALNSLQGESGWGLANFSKVFASKFYLQALQRSLEISFWSSLFGIVIATLGAYSLRQVDSKLRDFVSAFANMTSNFAGVPLAFAFIILLGFNGALTLLLKQMGLLGDFSIYSKTGLILVYTYFQIPLGVLLLYPAFDALREDWRESAALLGASHWQFWRHIGLPVLTPALLGTFVILLANALGAYATVYALTTGNFNVLPIRIAGLVAGDISLDPNLASALAMVLVGLMTVVTVIHQWLLKRSYHAR
- a CDS encoding ABC transporter substrate-binding protein, which gives rise to MKKLFMASLLGSAIAFCTSAMAQDLKALEDAARKEGTVNSVGMPDAWANWKGTWDDLAKKYGLKHSDTDMSSAQEIAKFDAEKDNASADIGDVGAAFGPIAVAKGVTQAYKPSTWDQVPAWAKDQDGHWALAYTGTIAFIINKDLVKEDERPTTWHDLEKGKYKVAIGDVGTAAQAANGVLAAAIAYKGDESNIEPGLQLFTKLAQQKRLSLANPTIQTLEKGEVEVGVVWDFNGLSYRDQIDPKRFEVLIPSDGSITSGYTTIINKYAKHPNAAKLAREYIFSDAGQTNLAIGHARPIRAEHLKLPADVQAKLLPNEQYKAAQPIKNAEAWEATSKALPQKWQEQVIIEME
- a CDS encoding HAD family hydrolase, with translation MALAIFDLDETLIHGDCASLWSEQMARLGWVDGKAFLKRDHELMEAYGKGHLAMEDYMAFSLEPIAGRTLEEVEHLVEPWVEDVIEPIIYGDACRCIAEHRKRGDRILIISASGTHLVGPIAARLGVDEYLAIELEAVNGVFTGKTHGVLTYREGKITRLLEWLDQEQENLEGASFYSDSRNDLPLLLKVDHPHVVNPDPVLREHAQTNGWPILSWS
- a CDS encoding ABC transporter ATP-binding protein, which gives rise to MSFVSVQKLQKSYAGSPVFENIDCQIERGEFVTLLGPSGCGKSTLLRCIAGLTPVDSGRILLDGQDIVPLSPQKRGIGMVFQSYALFPNMTVEQNVAFGLRMQKVKADESQARVREVLDLVELGSFAGRYPHQLSGGQCQRVALARSLVTRPRLLLLDEPLSALDARIRKHLREQIRAIQRELGLTTIFVTHDQEEALTMSDRIVLMNQGRIVQSGDAETLYTAPVDLFAAGFIGNYNLLDADSASRLLQRPVSGRLAIRPESITLGLNGELDGEIRSHSLLGNVIRYRVRVRDVELVVDVLNRCAADLHADGQRVSLSIDPTALREVA
- a CDS encoding MFS transporter, which translates into the protein MSHPSQFTLLGKRRFLPFFITQSLGAFNDNLFKQSLILAILYKLSLEGDRSIWVNLCALLFILPFFLFSALAGQFGEKFAKDRLIRAIKLAEIVIMAIGATGFVTHHLELMLVALFAMGTHSALFGPVKYSILPQALREEELVGGNGLVEMGTFLAILAGTIGAGMLMSSSQYAVLAAAGVVGTAVLGYLASRWIPRAAAAAPQMKLDWNIFKQSWLTLRLGLGQTPAVSRSIVGNSWFWFVGAIYLTQIPAYAKDWLHGDETVVTLVLTLFSVGIAVGSLLCERLSGRKVEIGLVPFGSFGLTLFGLLWWWHSGDVPVGVVPHDWLALLGMSQAWWIMLSIVGLGIFGGFYIVPLYALIQARTPEDQRARVIAANNILNALFMVVSAIITIVLLSLAKLSIPQLFLVVSLLNIAVNAYIFRIVPEFTMRFLIWLLSHSMYRVEHRELQRIPDEGAALLVCNHVSFVDALLIGGAIRRPIRFVMYYKIYNLPVLNFVFRTAGAIPIAGRGEDEATYERAFARIAQYLADGELVCIFPEGKLSSDGEIDVFKGGVNRILQETPVPVIPLALQGLWGSFFSRDPNKGFFKRLWSRVTLVAGAAIPVEAAQPEALREQVSLLRGDVR
- a CDS encoding ABC transporter permease codes for the protein MRAENNAGGLYHRVVVYLLFLILLLPLAGTLLYSLATSWSATLLPSGLTFKWYVALWSEPRFLAAFGQSLLVCVGALLLSVLLILPLLFVVHYHFPKLDALMNVLILLPFAVPPVVSSVGLLQLYGSGPMAMVGTPWILIGCYFTIALPFMYQAITNNLQAINLRDLMDAAQLLGASTWQAAFLVVLPNLRKGLMVALLLSFSFLFGEFVFANLLVGTRYETLQVYLNNMRNSSGHFNSALVISYFAFVLVLTWVANRLNKDKT
- a CDS encoding alkaline phosphatase family protein; protein product: MNHNVILVLLDGLNHQVAHHAMGHLHAYVEADRAALYRVECELPSLSRPLYECILTGVPPIDSGIVHNNVNRLSNQRSVFHYAREAGLGTAAAAYHWMSELYNRSPFDPLRDRHTHAPKLPIQHGLFYYADHYPDSHLLADAEYLRRRHAPNFLLVHPMNIDDAGHRHGLDSSQYRNAARSADILLADYLPRWLEEGYQVLVTADHGMNNDRSHNGLLAEEREVPLFVFGEAFSLDPAAKPLQTELCGTICELLGAAHDKPVCRELLK